In the Colletotrichum lupini chromosome 4, complete sequence genome, AATGCCATCATCATTTTAACCAAAGATTTGCTGACTTGGAGACCCCAAGTGCTGGTGGATGGACGCCGCGCAGACCATCGTCGAGCCCGACAACGTCCCCATCCGCGAGACCTGGGAGTGCATGGAGCAGATCGCAGACGAGGGCATCGCAAAGTCCATCGGCGTCTCCAACTTCCAGGCCCAGTCCCTCTACGACATCCAGTCCTACGCCCGCCACCCCATCTCCGCCCTGCAGATCGAGCACCACCCGTACCTCGTCCAGCCCGACCTCATCTCCATGGCCCAGGAGAACAAGATCGCCGTCACGGCCTACTCCTCCTTTGGCCCCCAGTCCTTCCTCGAGATCTCCAACAAGCGCGCCACCGGCGCTCAGGGCCTCTTTGAGGTCGATGCCATTAAGGCGATCGCGGACAAGTACAAGGTCACTCCCGCGCAGGTCCTGCTGCGCTGGGCTACCCAGCGCGGCGTCGCTGTCATTCCCAAGAGCAACAGCCAGCACCGCCTGAAGCAGAACCTCGAGGTCAACGGCTTTGACCTGACTGCCGAGGAGATCGAGTCCATCTCTGACCTTGACCGTGGTCTCCGCTTCAACGACCCTGGGTTCTACCTGCCCCAGCGCCCTCTGCGCATCTTCGCATAAACGAAGTCTGAGATGAGAGTTGCGGTATTATATGGATCTGGATAAAAGGAACCTTGACGGGATTAGTAGTCATAGAACCTGCTACGAATTAATGAAAACAATTTTGCCCAACTATCACGCCCTCGTTCGTGTTTTCTTGTGCCTGTGTCTGATGAGCGACAAGTATCCATTCCAACAACAAGAGTGAATGCACTTGCTCGTCATCTTCAAGTCTAGGCTCTGATACTGCCGCGATTGCGTCGAATTGGCCGTGCTGTCTGTCGCCGAACCCGCATCGATGCCGGCTCGGAACTCGGCGGCTTCGGGGGTGACAAAACCAACCGCTTCCCATAGATCGTCCAGAGCCAATCATCTGGACGAACTACACACAGCCGGCATGTTCCCCGGCGCAACGATCTAGAACTGCCGGGCGGTGCTTAACATATCCAAATCAGGCAATGACTTGAGCAAGGCGCGACAGAAGAGGCATTCTTAATCGCTCGGTCGGTTCCCCGCATGTTGCCCAGACCCTTAGCTAGGTTGAGCTGTTGGAAATTCGGACATTGTTACCGGCAGAGGGGTATCACACGACGATggaaaaaaataataattgtTTGACGGGACAGGACGCATAGAGGGTTATAGACTAAGAGCGCTTCCTCAACGAATCCTGTCAAATTGAGATGTCTAGCCGTTTCCCCTTTCACATCACGTTTCTTCCAGCGACTGTCCTTAAACATTTGTTTCTCTCTTCCGTGTTGATCCCAACTACATCGTTTCGACATTGCTAGCAGTTGTCCATATACTTGTAAAAGCAGTCGTTCCTCTAAGTCACTGTCATCTCCCTTGCATTTTATTCCCGGAGACCAACCACCTGCAGGATGGTCGCTACCACGATGTCGCCAGAGGCGCCTGTCAATGGCATTGCGCCCGCAAAGTCCAATGGCGTTGTCGTTGTAACAGAATTGAAGCAACAcgaccaccaccatcaccacgAGCCTACCGCGGTCAGTGCCAACCAAGAAACCATCCAGGCGCCGCTACCGAACCCTTCGCTGGTAGTCACAGCCGATCACCAGCTCAAGGCAGAGGAAGCGCCCGTTCTCGCACCAAAGGCGGGAGAGGCATTGGTCCACGTCAAGGCTACCGGAGTGTGCGGGTAAGTCTTTCTAGTCTCGTTCAAATGCGTCGAACACGCAACCCGCCTCAGTCCGACAGAGCTCAGCCTTACTTTGCGAAAGATCATGAAGGCAAACGCTGACTTTCGGGACGCTCTGCAGGTCTGACATCCACTTCTGGAAGACGGGCCGCATCGGAACGCTTGTGTTCGAGGGAGACTGCATCATCGGCCACGAGGCAGCAGGTGTCGTCATCCGCGTTGGCGAGGGCGTCAAGAACCTCAAGCCGGGAGACCGCGTCGCGATCGAACCAGGCGTGCCCTGTGGCGAATGCTTCCTCTGCGTCGACGGACGGTACAACCTCTGCGAAGATGTCCAGTTCTCTGGTGTTTACCCATACCATGGCACGATCCAGCGATACAAGTGCCACCCGGCCAAGTGGCTTCACAAGTAAGTCGAGCTTACCCTCTAAGAAAAACTCAATTGGATATATGTAGACATGTACCTAAACCCGGACTCTGTTCAGGCTCCCCGACAACATCTCCTACGCCGAAGGCGCCCTCCTCGAACCCTTGAGCGTTGGCATGCACGGCATCCGCACCGCAGGCCTCTCTCTCGGCGTCGGCGCTGTCGTATGCGGTGCAGGCCCCATCGGCCTTGTCACCCTCGCCGCGGCGCGGGCCTCGGGCGCTCACCCGCTCGTCATCACCGACATTGAGCCCTCCCGCCTCGCCTTCGCCAAGACGTTAGTCCCGAGTGTCATTACATACAAGATTGACCCCGCGCTTGGCAACGAGGGCAACGGCAAGGCTATTCGCAAGCTGTTTGGCGACGACGAGTACAGCGCGCCCAGAACGGTGCTTGAGTGCACCGGTGTCGAGAGCAGCATCTGCACTGCCGCTTTCACTGTTCGTCGTGGTGGTACGGTTATGGTTATTGGTGTTGGAAGGGAGATTATGAACAACTTGCCATTTATGCACATTTCTCTTGCCGAGGTAGGTCGACATGCATACGGACTTGAACCAGAGCTGGGGACTAACAGGATTTCTCTAGATCAAGCTCGAGTTCATCAACAGATACCGCGACACGTGGCCTGCGGGCATCGCCTGCCTGAGCAGCGGCATCCTCGACCTCAAGAGCCTCATTTCTCACACTTTCCCTCTCGAGAAGGCAGTCGACGCCCTTACCCTCGCGTCAGACTACAGAAATGGTAGCATCAAGGTTCAGATTGTAGATGAGACTGACTCGCCCATCTTCTGAGGCGATATGCAGGGAGTTGAGGGTTTAATATTAGGGGGCATGGGCTAGTCTAGCCAGGTAATGAGAATTGCATGAATTAGCATACTCAGCGTATATGGCGTTACGGTTTAtcagttatatatatacaagCAATTTTCTTACGGATCCATTCGTCACAATTCAGCTTTGATCCACGTTCCATGGTCATGTTCTTCATTGATACGGCTGGAGACCTCGGGGTTTGGGCTCAGATGAGCACAGCTTCTTGCAACTTCATGCTACCCTGCTACGCTTTCTATGGAACTACCTTAGACTGTGGATGACTACTGGGAGTAACTTGTTGTTCCTCGCCTACTCATACTATGTGTTGGCCTCACTGACCAGGCCTGTCCTCGTGGATGACATGGACGTCCGACCCATTGTATACTGCAACCGCCAGAACCTCCCGGTGACGATAGTCAGCCCACCCTTCGGTCCATACCATGGCATGCATTGGAGGGTGTGGGTCTTCAAATTGGTCAATGATCTGGCACTTCCAGGGCCTATCTGACTGTTCCAAGTGAATTTCTTGCGACATCATAGTGTGGATAATCGCCGCGTCAAGCTGTCTGAGCACTGGGAGGAAGTGAGGAGAAGCCTCAGGGGTCGGAGACTCCATCCACAGATCTTCAAAGTGCTCTAGATATCTCTGTTCCGCCCGTCTTCTTCGACTGTCCGGAAACCGTGAGACTGGAGGCGGGTACCAGTAAAGGATGAACTCGCACATCTTGGTGCCGTAGCGGATCTTATAGACCATGTCCATTCTCTTCCTTTCCGGGTTTGACGGCCAGTGTTTGTTAAGTGCCATATATGGTGCTGCACTATCCGGCCATGTTGACAAGCCAAATGTTACCGATTCTATGATTGGGATCTGCCGATACTCATCTTGGGTAGGATAGGTCTGCACTTCTTCGTAAGCAGGAGGGGGTGGATCGTCAGGCTGGCGGTGTTGAGGGTGACGGCGAGGAGTGTCATCATTCTCGTGGCCTAAGCCAGGGTAATTGGGTGGTCGTGCGCTCATTGTTCTTGTTGGGTGAGAAATGATTGATGCCCTTTCTTAGGGCCGCATGAGTGTGGTCATGAATTAAGTCTTTATACTTGGTTTAGTTCATACCTCAGCAACCCGGTGTTGGTGAATCAAGGCAATACTGGGTCATTCAGTGCCAGTGGACAATTTCACTTCCTAGGAACTTAGCCTAGTTTCCATTCACGCTATGCATATATCTCAGATAATCAGGATTGTTTCAGGGTCTGATTAGATGAAAGTTTCTTTCCATGTTGCTTTGCAAGATTCAAGCTACTTCAGGTAAGTTGGCATCGAGTGTAGCTGACTTAGACTCGCAATATAGATGATATACGGGCCATTTGACAGAGATTAGAAGGATTTCATGAGACCGTACATGACTCTCCCAGTTGCTGGGCAAGTACAATCCAATTTCCAACGGAAGTGGCATTAGATATCAGCCTTGTCGCTAGATCAATTCGGATGATATCATTTCCGGTAAACGCAACTGGCGTTCCAGCCGGTACCGTTCTTGACGCAATGTTAACCATCTGTTTTCTCCTTGGCTCATAAGCGTCAGACTCACGAGTTATAACCAGTCGTAACGGCGGTGTACTGCCAGTTGTACGCAATCTGGTCGCATGCATGGAGCATAAAGTTAGGCGTCTGCGTCACGTTGGCTGTCGTCGCGTTGCCAGGTGCTGTCAGGGCGGCCCAGAGTCCATCGATGCCGATAGTTGGAGGCCCAAATGCGTCGTCGTAGCTCGTGAGATTTTGAGAAACGATGGTCGCTAGCTCCGCCTTGCTAGAAACGCCAGGGGTTGAGAAGACGCTGAGCCACCGTCTTGTGATATCCCATGCTTCGTCTTCGCAAAGACACAATGCTATCTCTTTTCTAGGA is a window encoding:
- a CDS encoding aldo/keto reductase, producing MGKDTITLASGREMPLVGFGLWKVPRETCADTVYNAIKTGYRLFDGAYDYQNEKEAGEGVRRAIADGLVKREDIFITTKLWNNYHRKEHAVAMAKKQNETWGLGYIDLFLIHFPVALKYIEPSKLEYPCWWMDAAQTIVEPDNVPIRETWECMEQIADEGIAKSIGVSNFQAQSLYDIQSYARHPISALQIEHHPYLVQPDLISMAQENKIAVTAYSSFGPQSFLEISNKRATGAQGLFEVDAIKAIADKYKVTPAQVLLRWATQRGVAVIPKSNSQHRLKQNLEVNGFDLTAEEIESISDLDRGLRFNDPGFYLPQRPLRIFA
- a CDS encoding sorbitol dehydrogenase, producing MVATTMSPEAPVNGIAPAKSNGVVVVTELKQHDHHHHHEPTAVSANQETIQAPLPNPSLVVTADHQLKAEEAPVLAPKAGEALVHVKATGVCGSDIHFWKTGRIGTLVFEGDCIIGHEAAGVVIRVGEGVKNLKPGDRVAIEPGVPCGECFLCVDGRYNLCEDVQFSGVYPYHGTIQRYKCHPAKWLHKLPDNISYAEGALLEPLSVGMHGIRTAGLSLGVGAVVCGAGPIGLVTLAAARASGAHPLVITDIEPSRLAFAKTLVPSVITYKIDPALGNEGNGKAIRKLFGDDEYSAPRTVLECTGVESSICTAAFTVRRGGTVMVIGVGREIMNNLPFMHISLAEIKLEFINRYRDTWPAGIACLSSGILDLKSLISHTFPLEKAVDALTLASDYRNGSIKVQIVDETDSPIF